The following coding sequences are from one Musa acuminata AAA Group cultivar baxijiao chromosome BXJ1-6, Cavendish_Baxijiao_AAA, whole genome shotgun sequence window:
- the LOC135581650 gene encoding ubiquitin-conjugating enzyme E2-17 kDa-like yields the protein MASKRIMKELKDLEKDPPASCSAGPVAEDIFHWQATIMGPADSPFAGGIFLVNIHFPPDYPFKPPKVSFRTKVYHPNINSNGSICLDILKEQWSPALTISKVLLSISSLLTDPNPDDPLVPEIAHMYKTDRVKYEATARSWTQKYAMG from the exons ATGGCTTCCAAGAGGATCATGAAGGAGTTGAAGGACCTGGAGAAGGACCCTCCTGCATCTTGCAGCGCGG GCCCTGTGGCTGAGGACATATTCCACTGGCAGGCGACCATCATGGGACCAGCTGATAGCCCATTTGCAGGTGGTATATTTCTTGTGAATATTCACTTTCCACCTGATTACCCATTCAAGCCACCCAAG GTCTCGTTTCGCACCAAAGTTTATCATCCGAATATCAACAGCAATGGAAGCATCTGCCTTGACATCTTAAAGGAGCAGTGGAGTCCTGCTCTGACAATATCCAAG GTGCTCCTATCCATCAGTTCACTTTTGACAGATCCTAACCCTGATGATCCATTGGTTCCTGAAATTGCTCACATGTACAAGACTGATCGCGTCAAGTATGAGGCGACTGCCCGATCTTGGACCCAGAAATATGCCATGGGATAA